One window from the genome of Garra rufa chromosome 1, GarRuf1.0, whole genome shotgun sequence encodes:
- the nosip gene encoding nitric oxide synthase-interacting protein, which translates to MTRHGKNCTAGAVYTYHEKKKDTAASGYGTQSVRLGKDAIKDFDCCSLSLQPCRDPVITGDGYIYEKEAILQYILHQKTEIAKKMKTYEKQKKALKSEGQLESKSEERERAEKFKQRENNIVSKPINPFTSGKSKDEGSQKASTSSSNSDTGESSSASALPSFWIPSLTPEAKPTLLKKPSKTVLCPMSGLPLKMSDLISVRFTPLDPNLDRVALLTRQDRYVCAVTKDTLGNSVPCAVLRPSGAVVTMECVEKLIRKDMVDPMTGDKLKEKDIIPIQRGGTGFSGSGVDLKAKEARPVMQA; encoded by the exons ATGACTCGACACGGGAAAAACTGCACAGCGGGAGCCGTTTACACTTACCACGAGAAAAAGAAAGACACCG CCGCTTCTGGTTATGGGACACAAAGTGTGCGTTTGGGGAAGGACGCGATCAAAGATTTTGACTGCTGCTCTCTCTCCTTACAGCCCTGCAGGGACCCTGTCATAAC TGGAGATGGATACATATATGAAAAAGAAGCCATCCTGCAATACATCCTTCACCAGAAAACAGAAATTGCCAAGAAAATGAAG ACATACGAGAAGCAGAAAAAGGCTCTAAAGAGTGAAGGCCAGCTGGAGTCTAAGTCTGAAGAGCGAGAGAGAGCTGAGAAGTTCAAACAGAGAGAGAACAACATTGTCTCCAAGCCAATCAACCCCTTTACCTCAG gaaAATCTAAGGACGAAGGCAGTCAGAAGGCCTCAACCAGCTCCTCCAATTCTGACACAGGAGAGTCCAGTTCTGCTTCAGCTCTGCCCAGCTTCTGGATCCCCAGTCTCACACCAGAAGCCAAGCCCACCTTGTTGAAAAAACCT TCAAAGACAGTGTTGTGCCCCATGTCAGGACTTCCTTTGAAGATGAGTGATTTGATTTCGGTGCGCTTCACTCCACTGGACCCCAATCTGGACAGAGTAGCGCTCCTCACACGACAA GACAGATATGTGTGTGCAGTAACCAAAGACACACTTGGGAACTCTGTGCCCTGTGCTGTTCTTAGACCCTC TGGAGCCGTAGTCACTATGGAGTGTGTGGAGAAGCTCATACGGAAAGACATGGTTGATCCAATGACTGGAGACAAACTAAAAGAGAAGGACATCATACCCATTCAGAGG GGTGGTACTGGCTTCTCAGGCTCAGGAGTGGACCTCAAAGCTAAAGAGGCCAGACCCGTTATGCAAGCATAA
- the rcn3 gene encoding reticulocalbin-3 isoform X2: MQLLVLGTLALLVGVTVAVPAQEKRVHHKPGLSDHVHDDAHGYQYDHEAFLGKEEAKTFDQLSPEESKERLGKIVDRIDTDKDGFISHAELHHWIKHRQRRYIEENVDKHWKEYDQNKDGKIGWIEYKNTTYGYYIDTEFDDVEDKASYKAMLTRDERRFKSADRDGDGVATREEFTAFLHPEEFDYMRSIVIQETIEDIDKNGDGKIDLQEYIGDMFTPESGENEPDWVTTEKKHFSEFRDMNKDGYLDPTEVSHWILPGEVDHADNEARHLIHETDKDNDGRLSISEIMDKMDFIKVSTITDFGTLVEDHDEL, from the exons ATGCAGCTCCTCGTTTTAGGGACACTTGCCCTGTTGGTTGGGGTCACAGTGGCTGTGCCTGCACAGGAGAAGCGTGTACATCATAAGCCTGGCCTCAGCGACCATGTTCACGATGATGCCCATGGATACCAGTATGACCACGAGGCCTTCCTGGGCAAAGAGGAAGCCAAGacctttgaccagctaagccctGAGGAGAGCAAAGAAAGACTAGG AAAGATTGTGGATAGGATTGACACAGATAAAGATGGCTTCATCAGTCATGCTGAGCTGCACCACTGGATCAAGCACAGACAGAGGAGGTACATCGAAGAGAATGTGGACAAGCACTGGAAAGAGTACGACCAGAACAAGGACGGGAAGATTGGCTGGATCGAGTACAAGAACACCACCTACGGATATTATATTG ATACAGAGTTTGATGATGTGGAAGATAAGGCCAGTTACAAAGCCATGCTTACTAGAGATGAAAGACGTTTCAAGTCCGCAGACCGAGACGGGGACGGCGTTGCTACCAGAGAAGAGTTCACTGCCTTTCTCCATCCAGAAGAGTTTGACTACATGAGAAGCATTGTAATACAG GAAACAATTGAAGACATTGACAAGAATGGCGATGGCAAGATTGATCTGCAAGAATACATTG GGGACATGTTTACCCCTGAAAGTGGAGAGAATGAACCAGACTGGGTCACAACAGAAAAGAAACACTTTTCAGAGTTCAGAGACATGAACAAG GATGGTTATCTTGATCCCACTGAAGTATCTCATTGGATCCTGCCTGGAGAGGTTGACCACGCTGATAATGAGGCTCGGCATCTCATTCACGAAACCGATAAAGACAAC GATGGTCGTCTCTCTATCAGTGAGATCATGGataaaatggatttcattaaAGTCAGCACTATAACTGACTTTGGGACCCTGGTAGAAGATCATGATGAACTTTAG
- the LOC141334984 gene encoding uncharacterized protein, translated as MATLRSLLLGLLLALLCTFQTPLAPSASVKAQDLPFVREEGLMADDDDDDDDDDDDDDDDDDDDDDDDDDDDDDDDDDDDDDDDDDDDDDDDDDDDDDDDDDDDDDDDDDDDDDDDDDDDDDDDDDDDDDDDDDDDDDDDDDDDDDDDDDDDDDDDDDDDDDDDDDDDDDDDDDDDDDDDDDDDDDDDDDDDDDDDDDDHEDDDDDDDDDYHEGSICSLCAHCEHCDSCDKCPCKKGDRSEHCDFCDDCGKCYMCPVCEAVCKPGGFVDSVSGSIYKTVADVFNDDDDDDDDDN; from the exons ATGGCTACACTGAGAAGCTTGCTGCTGGGGCTCTTGCTGGCcctgctttgcactttccagacACCGCTGGCGCCCTCAGCCTCCGTCAAAGCCCAGGATCTGCCATTTGTCCGTGAGGAAGGCCTGAtggctgatgatgatgatgatgacgacgatgatgatgatgacgacgatgatgatgacgacgatgatgatgatgatgacgatgatgatgaCGACGACGACGATGATGACGACgacgacgatgatgatgatgatgacgatgatgatgatgacgacgacgatgacgacgatgatgatgatgatgatgatgatgacgacgatgatgatgatgacgacgatgatgacgatgatgatgacgacgacgatgatgatgatgatgacgatgatgatgatgacgacgatgatgatgatgatgatgacgacgacgatgatgatgatgatgacgacgacgatgatgatgacgacgatgatgacgatgatgatgatgacgacgatgatgatgatgacgacgatgatgatgacgatgatgatgatgacgatgatgatgacgatgatgacGACGATGATGACGATGATGACGACGATGATGATGACCATGAAG atgatgacgatgatgatgatgatgattatcaTGAAGGATCCATTTGTTCATTGTGTGCCCACTGTGAG CATTGCGACAGCTGTGACAAGTGCCCATGCAAAAAGGGAGACCGCTCTGAACACTGCGACTTCTGTGAT gaCTGTGGAAAGTGCTACATGTGTCCTGTTTGTGAGGCCGTCTGCAAGCCTG GTGGCTTTGTTGACTCTGTTTCCGGATCCATCTATAA GACCGTCGCAGACGTCTTTAATGATGATGACGACGACGACGACGATGACAACTAA
- the rcn3 gene encoding reticulocalbin-3 isoform X1 gives MQLLVLGTLALLVGVTVAVPAQEKRVHHKPGLSDHVHDDAHGYQYDHEAFLGKEEAKTFDQLSPEESKERLGKIVDRIDTDKDGFISHAELHHWIKHRQRRYIEENVDKHWKEYDQNKDGKIGWIEYKNTTYGYYIDTEFDDVEDKASYKAMLTRDERRFKSADRDGDGVATREEFTAFLHPEEFDYMRSIVIQETIEDIDKNGDGKIDLQEYIGDMFTPESGENEPDWVTTEKKHFSEFRDMNKDGYLDPTEVSHWILPGEVDHADNEARHLIHETDKDNDDKITKKEILANWNMFVGSQATNYGEDLTKRHDEL, from the exons ATGCAGCTCCTCGTTTTAGGGACACTTGCCCTGTTGGTTGGGGTCACAGTGGCTGTGCCTGCACAGGAGAAGCGTGTACATCATAAGCCTGGCCTCAGCGACCATGTTCACGATGATGCCCATGGATACCAGTATGACCACGAGGCCTTCCTGGGCAAAGAGGAAGCCAAGacctttgaccagctaagccctGAGGAGAGCAAAGAAAGACTAGG AAAGATTGTGGATAGGATTGACACAGATAAAGATGGCTTCATCAGTCATGCTGAGCTGCACCACTGGATCAAGCACAGACAGAGGAGGTACATCGAAGAGAATGTGGACAAGCACTGGAAAGAGTACGACCAGAACAAGGACGGGAAGATTGGCTGGATCGAGTACAAGAACACCACCTACGGATATTATATTG ATACAGAGTTTGATGATGTGGAAGATAAGGCCAGTTACAAAGCCATGCTTACTAGAGATGAAAGACGTTTCAAGTCCGCAGACCGAGACGGGGACGGCGTTGCTACCAGAGAAGAGTTCACTGCCTTTCTCCATCCAGAAGAGTTTGACTACATGAGAAGCATTGTAATACAG GAAACAATTGAAGACATTGACAAGAATGGCGATGGCAAGATTGATCTGCAAGAATACATTG GGGACATGTTTACCCCTGAAAGTGGAGAGAATGAACCAGACTGGGTCACAACAGAAAAGAAACACTTTTCAGAGTTCAGAGACATGAACAAG GATGGTTATCTTGATCCCACTGAAGTATCTCATTGGATCCTGCCTGGAGAGGTTGACCACGCTGATAATGAGGCTCGGCATCTCATTCACGAAACCGATAAAGACAAC GATGACAAAATCACAAAGAAAGAGATTCTGGCAAACTGGAACATGTTTGTCGGAAGCCAAGCGACTAATTACGGAGAGGATCTCACCAAAAGACATGATGAGCTTTAA